A single Bacillus sp. OxB-1 DNA region contains:
- a CDS encoding DUF346 domain-containing protein, with amino-acid sequence MFYYMYQGPTFGPPHYYVQNDQERRRQQSAQQVLQRIQTQHPELYTELEAYGMNRAIADYVFLLVIRFTLSQAGTDQTATQVYNQFQSQFPWLPLFYAQFRIPPNVMNRTLMQVIRLTLAEAEDGRPQPQPGRGWIGWEDLGGVLTSGPGVSSWQPNRLDVFVRGSNEAMYHKWWDGRQWSDWENLGGVLTSAPAAVSWGPNRIDVFVRGTDNALYHKWWDGQRWNDWESLGGVLSSAPTVSSQRPNQLDVFVRGTDNALYKKTWNGSRWLDWENLGGTLTSAPAAVSWGPNRVDVFARGQNQELIHKWWDGSSWSGWESLGGTLTEAPAVASKRPNRLQVFTRGSNQNLYLREWNGSRWLNWENLGGTLTSAPAAVSWGPNRTDVFARGRDQSLIHLYQNE; translated from the coding sequence ATGTTTTATTATATGTATCAAGGGCCGACGTTCGGTCCGCCCCATTATTATGTTCAGAACGATCAGGAGAGGAGACGGCAGCAGTCGGCTCAACAGGTGTTGCAGCGAATACAGACGCAGCATCCAGAATTGTATACGGAGTTGGAAGCGTATGGGATGAATCGTGCAATCGCGGATTATGTATTCCTCCTGGTCATCCGCTTTACACTCAGCCAAGCCGGGACGGATCAGACTGCCACTCAGGTCTATAATCAGTTCCAGTCGCAGTTTCCTTGGCTGCCGCTCTTTTATGCACAGTTCCGGATTCCGCCGAACGTCATGAACCGAACTTTGATGCAAGTGATCCGGCTGACGTTGGCAGAGGCCGAGGATGGGCGCCCGCAACCTCAGCCGGGACGGGGCTGGATTGGCTGGGAGGACTTGGGCGGTGTCCTTACTTCGGGGCCGGGCGTATCTTCTTGGCAGCCAAACCGACTTGATGTCTTTGTCCGGGGTTCCAATGAGGCAATGTACCATAAATGGTGGGACGGCCGTCAGTGGAGCGACTGGGAGAATCTTGGTGGCGTACTTACTTCCGCCCCGGCTGCCGTTTCTTGGGGCCCGAACCGGATCGATGTCTTTGTCCGGGGGACGGACAACGCGTTGTATCACAAATGGTGGGATGGCCAGCGATGGAACGATTGGGAGAGTCTGGGCGGTGTACTATCCAGCGCGCCGACTGTCTCCTCGCAGCGGCCGAATCAGCTTGATGTCTTTGTCAGAGGAACAGACAACGCTCTTTACAAAAAGACATGGAACGGCTCGCGCTGGCTCGACTGGGAGAACCTCGGCGGTACATTGACCTCCGCGCCTGCTGCCGTCTCTTGGGGGCCGAATCGCGTGGACGTATTTGCAAGGGGACAGAACCAGGAATTGATCCATAAATGGTGGGATGGCTCTTCGTGGAGCGGTTGGGAAAGTCTCGGCGGCACGCTCACCGAGGCTCCTGCTGTCGCCTCCAAACGGCCGAACCGCCTACAAGTCTTCACCAGAGGGTCGAATCAAAACCTCTATCTCAGAGAATGGAACGGTTCTCGCTGGCTGAACTGGGAAAACCTTGGAGGAACCCTGACCTCCGCACCCGCTGCTGTTTCATGGGGCCCGAATCGGACAGATGTCTTTGCGAGGGGACGGGATCAGAGCCTTATCCATTTGTATCAGAATGAATAA
- a CDS encoding AzlD domain-containing protein, with product MGPTYWWMLFGMALVTYIPRMIPLTWLDGKELPPIVTGVLRNIPYAVLGALIFPAILFVQEGNLLFGIIGAAAAFLIAIVGGGVMSVVLGTIGVLAVYSLFM from the coding sequence ATGGGACCAACCTATTGGTGGATGCTGTTCGGCATGGCCCTCGTCACGTATATCCCGCGCATGATCCCGCTGACTTGGCTAGACGGCAAGGAACTGCCGCCGATCGTGACCGGCGTATTGCGGAATATCCCGTATGCGGTGCTCGGAGCGCTCATTTTCCCTGCCATCCTGTTTGTCCAGGAAGGCAATCTTTTATTCGGCATCATCGGAGCGGCCGCCGCCTTCCTCATCGCCATCGTCGGGGGCGGCGTCATGTCCGTCGTCCTCGGCACGATTGGCGTGCTGGCGGTGTATAGTTTGTTTATGTGA
- the eutM gene encoding ethanolamine utilization microcompartment protein EutM — MASEALGMIETKGLVAAIEAADAMVKAANVQVVGKTHVGGGIVTIMVRGDVGAVKAATESGAAAAQRVGELLSVHVIPRPHNELEAILPGSMN; from the coding sequence ATGGCGAGCGAAGCATTAGGAATGATTGAAACAAAAGGATTGGTGGCGGCGATTGAAGCGGCGGATGCGATGGTCAAGGCAGCCAACGTGCAAGTCGTCGGGAAGACACATGTCGGGGGAGGCATCGTGACGATCATGGTTCGCGGGGATGTCGGGGCGGTCAAGGCTGCGACTGAATCGGGAGCCGCGGCGGCACAACGGGTCGGGGAATTGCTGTCAGTGCATGTCATCCCGCGTCCACATAACGAGTTGGAAGCCATTTTGCCAGGCTCTATGAATTGA
- a CDS encoding permease prefix domain 1-containing protein, which translates to MKAQFQRFVEGIVRQTDCNLAEREDLYEELLSHLEDSFAEHRKQGYSGEEATRIVMTNFGDGPEIGKQLQHAMYPYRREMLLVLSVVSLLFAYGVYLGQLFLAGDAHIPWLVMAVLSSSALLYVTVRPVTSLNRRLWMNGLLVIHLFVFFYGLLLAAYLERPFSTILTFVAALLMLLTIILVYRTTIYDFPSDRQALKKDAKRLHFINITTGILIVFLTLFFLWAFLLFSSGLSPAFLWLLLPIGVWILSYAIQMHLLAEQQRKWSYAIAVIQTGVLLAGLVFWLWSM; encoded by the coding sequence ATGAAAGCCCAGTTTCAGCGCTTTGTTGAAGGGATTGTCCGCCAGACGGATTGCAATCTGGCGGAGCGGGAGGATTTATACGAAGAACTGCTCTCGCATTTGGAAGATTCCTTTGCGGAGCATCGGAAACAAGGTTATTCGGGAGAGGAGGCCACGCGGATCGTGATGACAAACTTTGGTGATGGACCGGAGATCGGCAAGCAGCTTCAGCACGCGATGTATCCTTATCGACGGGAAATGCTGTTGGTCCTTTCGGTTGTCTCGTTGCTCTTTGCCTATGGCGTCTACTTAGGCCAATTGTTCTTAGCGGGCGATGCACATATTCCCTGGTTGGTGATGGCTGTCTTGAGCAGCTCTGCCCTGCTTTATGTGACCGTTCGCCCGGTTACTTCATTGAATCGGCGCTTGTGGATGAACGGCTTGTTAGTTATTCATCTATTTGTTTTCTTTTACGGTTTGTTGTTGGCCGCCTATTTGGAGCGTCCCTTTTCCACGATATTAACGTTCGTGGCGGCGTTGCTCATGCTGTTAACTATTATTCTTGTATATCGGACGACGATCTATGATTTTCCATCGGATCGCCAAGCATTGAAGAAAGATGCGAAACGACTGCATTTCATCAATATTACGACGGGTATTTTGATCGTGTTTCTTACTCTTTTCTTTTTATGGGCATTTTTGTTGTTTTCATCGGGATTATCGCCTGCATTTTTATGGCTCCTCCTTCCGATTGGAGTTTGGATCCTGTCATATGCGATTCAAATGCATTTATTAGCCGAACAACAGAGAAAATGGTCGTACGCGATAGCAGTTATTCAAACCGGAGTGCTTTTGGCGGGCCTTGTCTTTTGGCTGTGGAGCATGTAA
- a CDS encoding Ger(x)C family spore germination protein, giving the protein MKNKILCAVGLLLLAFLSGCWSNNEPERMLYVHGLGVDFEDGEYKVYVQIINFRNVAKSEQPTSESNQAEVGFAAGKTVSEAIIKLYHSADEKVYWGNLTFIVLSKNVLDNGRLNSVIDGFVRYRDTRYRVWLYSTEDPVKDILLTIPIINTAITLSTLGDPSNSYEQESFIEPVNMRRMIIQMDEPSYEAVIPYITITRNWETVEGKDPIAKLQGVGVVTPKEFKGFISGEKADGLQWMNKETKRGEVTIHLDGGEEDYITVILEKLKVDIRPVTEGDTVKFDIDVKMTGGIGLLHRSTNYDTVKKKTEEKIADDIKKTYREALDRDIDIYRLSEVLYRKNNKEWKRLQQNGKVELSEDSIRSLNVQVNVKSGRKQLKETIQ; this is encoded by the coding sequence ATGAAAAATAAAATCTTATGCGCAGTCGGTCTTCTATTGCTCGCTTTCCTTTCAGGATGTTGGAGTAATAACGAGCCGGAACGGATGTTATACGTGCATGGATTGGGTGTCGACTTTGAAGATGGGGAATATAAAGTATATGTGCAGATCATCAATTTCAGGAATGTGGCAAAATCTGAACAGCCTACTTCGGAGAGCAATCAGGCCGAGGTGGGTTTTGCAGCCGGAAAAACAGTGAGCGAAGCCATAATTAAGTTGTACCATTCGGCGGATGAAAAAGTGTACTGGGGGAATTTAACGTTCATCGTCCTTTCGAAAAACGTTTTAGATAACGGGAGGTTGAACTCCGTAATTGATGGATTCGTCCGGTATCGGGATACAAGATACCGGGTATGGCTGTACAGCACGGAAGATCCGGTGAAAGATATTTTGCTGACGATTCCCATTATCAATACCGCCATTACATTATCGACATTGGGGGATCCGTCCAATTCCTACGAGCAGGAGTCTTTTATCGAACCTGTTAATATGCGCAGAATGATCATTCAGATGGACGAGCCGAGTTACGAAGCGGTTATCCCGTACATCACCATAACACGGAATTGGGAAACGGTGGAGGGAAAGGATCCCATCGCAAAGCTTCAAGGGGTCGGTGTCGTGACGCCCAAAGAGTTTAAAGGATTCATCAGTGGAGAAAAGGCAGACGGCCTGCAATGGATGAACAAGGAGACAAAGCGGGGAGAGGTGACGATTCATCTGGACGGGGGAGAGGAAGATTATATAACAGTCATTCTCGAAAAACTGAAAGTGGACATCCGGCCGGTTACGGAAGGGGACACTGTGAAATTCGACATTGACGTGAAGATGACTGGGGGCATTGGTCTCCTTCACCGAAGCACCAATTACGATACAGTGAAAAAGAAAACGGAAGAAAAGATAGCCGATGATATCAAAAAAACTTACCGAGAAGCGCTCGACCGGGATATTGACATCTATCGTCTTTCGGAAGTGCTATATCGAAAAAATAACAAAGAATGGAAACGACTGCAGCAAAATGGAAAAGTTGAATTATCAGAGGACTCCATACGGTCCCTGAACGTGCAGGTGAACGTCAAATCGGGAAGGAAACAGTTGAAGGAAACAATTCAATAA
- a CDS encoding AzlC family ABC transporter permease: protein MEKNQFGNGLKAGLSIAIGYFPVALTFGLLAKTAGLSIIEATAMSMFVYAGAAQYISLGLIAKAVDPILIVLNTFVVNIRHFLMTASLNEKMQPAPKWVKAIYAFGITDESFSVLATGKEGKISTSFAFGVNLIAYGSWVSFTVIGHIIGANLPLFLQAAMSIALYAMFVGLLVPSMKGNRKVIMLAGIAAIIHSFFYFTGLLSTGWAILVATLVSSITIEMVYTRRGKTPDVQYNRKGDV from the coding sequence ATGGAGAAAAATCAATTTGGAAACGGCCTGAAAGCAGGTCTGAGCATCGCCATCGGTTATTTCCCTGTCGCCCTCACGTTCGGGTTGCTTGCCAAGACGGCCGGATTGTCCATCATCGAAGCGACAGCGATGAGCATGTTCGTCTATGCGGGCGCGGCCCAATACATATCGCTCGGTTTGATCGCCAAGGCAGTCGACCCGATCTTAATCGTCCTCAATACATTCGTCGTCAACATCCGACACTTTCTTATGACGGCATCACTGAATGAAAAGATGCAGCCCGCCCCGAAATGGGTCAAAGCGATCTATGCGTTCGGCATCACGGATGAATCCTTTTCGGTGCTGGCTACGGGCAAGGAAGGCAAGATTTCAACCTCCTTCGCATTCGGCGTCAACTTGATCGCCTATGGCAGCTGGGTCAGTTTCACGGTAATCGGCCACATCATCGGGGCCAATCTGCCTTTATTCCTGCAAGCGGCCATGTCGATCGCGCTCTACGCCATGTTCGTCGGCCTATTGGTCCCGTCGATGAAAGGCAATCGGAAAGTCATCATGCTTGCCGGAATCGCAGCAATCATCCATAGTTTCTTCTATTTCACGGGACTTCTTTCAACCGGCTGGGCGATCCTCGTAGCCACGCTCGTGTCGTCGATCACCATTGAAATGGTGTACACCCGCCGCGGGAAAACGCCCGATGTCCAATACAATCGAAAGGGGGATGTCTGA
- a CDS encoding PadR family transcriptional regulator — MDQEMMKGSIDLLLLSLIAQRDLYGYEIVKVLKEISDGTYEMGEGTLYAALKRLERKQWVSSYWQEGESGRRKYYRLTDEGRTALASKQENWKWMNTLIRRSSEGLI; from the coding sequence ATGGACCAAGAGATGATGAAGGGGAGCATTGATTTACTATTATTGTCTTTGATTGCCCAACGGGATTTGTATGGATATGAAATTGTCAAGGTATTGAAAGAAATCAGTGATGGCACGTACGAGATGGGGGAAGGGACGCTTTATGCCGCATTGAAGCGCCTGGAAAGGAAGCAGTGGGTTTCGTCTTATTGGCAAGAGGGAGAGAGCGGCAGAAGAAAGTATTACCGGCTGACCGATGAAGGCAGGACCGCTTTGGCAAGTAAGCAGGAGAACTGGAAGTGGATGAACACCCTCATCCGTAGAAGTTCGGAAGGTTTGATATGA
- a CDS encoding GerAB/ArcD/ProY family transporter, translating into MKTSATFSILHLILLSMTAIGLKNHVTILPPLLIGAGRDGWASVLLSALAALPWGVLLIYIVNRSNQASMRDWLTEQLGRTASKIVVYVLIFSLLFLAAVTMRETLQWVNTTFLPETPILPLLILYTIVCISLSVTNIQTIIILNAIVLFGVNVLGFFVAFTNIQVKEYELLLPLFEHGVQPILRGMVYPASGFIEILILFLFLRHRLDSRPRYVHFFIILFILTVLTLGPLIGAITEFGPDEAAKQRYPAYEEWGLVTLGRFIEHLDFLSIYQWLTGALVRVSVFLFIIADFLQITRQPVKIWQRIAPAFFFGCLALFLIDDHTFIDYQKKYFMPFTLIFFFALSLFLGIVAYISGKSTRRGTFGKRTGEDET; encoded by the coding sequence ATGAAAACATCTGCTACCTTTAGCATTCTACATCTTATCCTTCTTTCGATGACCGCCATCGGATTGAAGAATCATGTGACGATCCTGCCTCCATTGCTCATCGGGGCGGGGCGAGATGGATGGGCGTCTGTCTTGCTGTCGGCTTTGGCAGCTCTACCATGGGGAGTGTTACTGATTTACATTGTCAATCGATCCAACCAAGCCTCGATGAGGGATTGGCTAACCGAGCAGCTTGGCCGAACTGCTTCAAAAATCGTCGTGTACGTCCTCATCTTCAGTCTTTTATTCCTTGCTGCCGTGACGATGCGGGAAACGTTGCAGTGGGTGAATACAACATTTTTACCAGAAACCCCGATTTTACCTTTGTTGATCCTGTATACGATTGTTTGCATCAGTCTTTCTGTCACGAACATTCAAACCATTATCATCTTAAATGCTATCGTGCTGTTCGGTGTCAATGTGTTGGGCTTCTTCGTTGCATTTACCAATATCCAGGTGAAGGAGTATGAGCTGCTGCTCCCTCTTTTTGAACATGGGGTGCAGCCTATTCTGAGAGGAATGGTCTACCCAGCGTCGGGATTCATCGAAATCCTTATTCTTTTCCTGTTTCTCCGCCATCGTCTTGACAGTCGTCCTCGGTATGTCCATTTCTTCATAATTCTCTTCATACTAACGGTGCTGACATTAGGTCCGTTAATTGGCGCGATTACTGAATTTGGTCCAGATGAGGCGGCCAAACAGCGCTATCCCGCCTATGAAGAATGGGGATTGGTTACGCTCGGCCGTTTCATCGAGCATTTAGATTTTTTATCGATATATCAATGGTTGACAGGTGCACTCGTCAGAGTGAGCGTTTTTCTTTTTATCATTGCCGACTTTTTACAAATCACTCGTCAGCCGGTGAAAATCTGGCAGCGTATCGCACCCGCCTTTTTCTTTGGCTGCCTGGCGTTGTTTTTGATTGATGATCATACGTTCATTGACTACCAAAAGAAGTATTTCATGCCATTTACACTAATCTTCTTTTTCGCTCTTTCTTTGTTCCTTGGGATTGTTGCATACATTTCAGGAAAATCGACTAGGAGGGGTACGTTTGGAAAGAGAACAGGCGAGGATGAGACATGA
- a CDS encoding TVP38/TMEM64 family protein: protein MEEWLDVDKIVELAKHYKSLGPVIGILLPFIESFLPFLPLFVFVFANASAYGLWYGFILSWAGTVAGSYVVFLIIRKYGRNRLLRFLTKSARIQKLIKWVDRNGFAPLFLFLCFPFTPSALVNLVAGLADIKKRYYLFTLMAGKLVMIFTISFIGYDLKALLTQPIRTAVVVALIVLLWIVGKWLEKRVNRKVEAEFRSFSVQQEKK from the coding sequence ATGGAAGAGTGGCTCGATGTAGATAAAATAGTAGAATTGGCGAAGCATTACAAGTCACTTGGTCCTGTCATCGGGATTTTGCTGCCTTTTATCGAGTCTTTCCTACCGTTTTTACCGCTATTCGTCTTCGTCTTTGCGAATGCGAGTGCCTATGGTCTATGGTATGGATTCATCCTCTCCTGGGCGGGGACGGTTGCCGGTTCCTACGTTGTCTTTCTGATCATCCGGAAATACGGACGCAACCGGCTTTTGCGGTTCCTTACGAAAAGTGCGCGTATCCAGAAATTAATTAAATGGGTGGATCGCAACGGATTTGCTCCCCTATTCCTGTTCCTCTGTTTCCCGTTCACCCCGTCGGCCCTCGTCAATTTGGTCGCGGGTCTGGCGGATATCAAGAAGCGCTACTATTTGTTCACCTTGATGGCGGGCAAGCTCGTCATGATTTTTACCATCAGCTTCATCGGCTATGATCTGAAAGCCTTGCTCACACAACCGATCCGGACAGCTGTCGTCGTTGCACTGATCGTCCTCTTATGGATTGTCGGCAAGTGGCTCGAAAAGCGGGTCAATCGGAAAGTGGAAGCGGAATTCCGTTCGTTCTCGGTCCAACAGGAGAAGAAATGA
- a CDS encoding spore germination protein, whose amino-acid sequence MKQNNDALNGDRLRQLFSKSADVRFQEFTFSGKTVLFVTCEAMIDEHLLYDVVVERVRVCMDSLGEEPIGEAEIEALPIPSLQKVVEAAEALSAVYTGQALLYFEEQEALYSSNIAKKPNRTPEETNTEALIKGPRDNFIEDVATNIALIRKRLPTNSLCVEKFELGERTKTTVALLYFDDIANPQIRDGIVQKLKAIDTDIVYSGNILMERIDKRSKLIPNHDYTGRPDYAVQSLARGRFVILIDGVAYGVIIPINLFLLFKTGEDNEYTMVFSSFERLVRVASLLIGLLLPAFWLALTTFHQNQLPLLFLATVIQSRTGLPLPSALEMILMVIVFELFREAGLRLPAAIGSTISVVGGLIIGDAAIRAGVTSPAMIVVIATSTIATFTLVNQSLVAAISILRIFFILVTAFFGLFGFFMSMFLTLIYLANLRSFGVPYLNIAEQINWSTIKKTIMRPSPRDYAKRPEMLNPKDQTRMKNDEK is encoded by the coding sequence ATGAAGCAGAATAACGACGCCTTGAATGGGGACAGATTACGGCAATTATTTTCCAAATCTGCAGATGTCCGATTTCAAGAATTCACCTTTAGTGGTAAGACGGTTCTTTTTGTCACGTGTGAGGCGATGATCGATGAACATCTTTTATACGACGTTGTAGTGGAACGGGTGCGAGTCTGTATGGATTCCCTTGGGGAGGAGCCGATTGGGGAAGCAGAGATTGAAGCGTTGCCAATCCCTTCCTTGCAGAAAGTTGTCGAGGCGGCCGAAGCCCTTTCGGCTGTTTATACCGGGCAGGCCCTGTTGTATTTTGAGGAGCAGGAAGCCCTGTATTCGAGCAATATTGCCAAAAAGCCGAATCGGACACCGGAAGAGACGAACACGGAAGCGCTTATTAAAGGGCCACGGGATAATTTCATTGAGGATGTAGCAACTAATATTGCACTGATCCGGAAACGGCTGCCGACTAATTCGCTTTGCGTGGAAAAATTCGAATTGGGGGAGCGGACCAAAACGACAGTCGCCCTTCTGTACTTTGATGACATTGCCAATCCTCAAATCCGGGATGGGATTGTCCAGAAATTAAAAGCCATCGATACGGATATCGTCTATAGCGGCAATATCCTCATGGAACGAATTGACAAACGGTCCAAGTTGATTCCGAATCATGATTATACAGGACGGCCGGATTATGCGGTCCAGTCTTTGGCACGAGGACGCTTTGTTATTCTCATTGACGGTGTTGCCTATGGAGTCATCATCCCGATCAATTTGTTCCTGCTGTTCAAAACAGGAGAAGATAACGAGTATACGATGGTGTTCAGTTCATTCGAACGGCTTGTACGGGTGGCGAGCCTTTTGATCGGTTTGCTCCTGCCGGCATTTTGGCTCGCCCTGACGACATTTCACCAAAATCAGTTGCCACTTTTGTTTTTAGCGACCGTCATCCAGTCGCGGACAGGCTTGCCGCTTCCATCCGCGCTGGAGATGATCCTCATGGTCATCGTCTTCGAGTTGTTCCGGGAAGCCGGTTTGCGCCTGCCTGCTGCCATCGGTTCTACTATCAGTGTAGTTGGGGGGTTGATTATTGGAGATGCGGCGATTCGTGCGGGCGTGACAAGCCCTGCGATGATTGTCGTCATTGCGACCTCTACTATCGCAACATTTACACTCGTTAATCAATCTCTTGTGGCCGCAATTAGTATTTTACGAATATTTTTCATACTGGTAACTGCGTTTTTTGGGCTATTCGGCTTTTTCATGTCGATGTTCTTAACGCTTATCTATTTAGCAAATCTCCGATCGTTTGGTGTTCCTTATTTGAATATCGCAGAGCAGATCAACTGGTCGACTATTAAAAAGACGATCATGCGCCCTTCTCCTCGAGACTATGCAAAACGCCCGGAGATGCTTAATCCAAAAGACCAAACGAGGATGAAGAATGATGAAAAATAA